The following proteins are encoded in a genomic region of Aerococcaceae bacterium DSM 111021:
- a CDS encoding MFS transporter: MGNNAVSKHNLPKFGIRDKIGYAAGDLANNLTFTMASSFLMVFYTEVLAIPAAMVGTLFVVSRIIDAFTDVGMGTIVDRMPATKNGKFRPWIRRVAGPIAIASFLMYQAGMADASLTAKIIYMYATYILWGSIGYTAINIPYGSMASAITPDPAERTELSAFRTIGATLAQLFIGVLVPLIIFTQDANGNQVVQDGSRFTIIAGVFALLAVVFYMICYNFTTERVQIDKPIVEGESRVSLVTTLKSILTSRSLLAITGSSIFLLMTMILMQSMYNYLFPNYFRSSTAISMINFINPIGTIILVTPIASYLGRKIGKKEAAIIGMTIGSALNLVLFFMKTDSVVVFIALSSLAFMSLNIFNVLVWATITDVIDDLEVKNHNRDDGTVYAVNSFARKIGQALAGGLAGWALTFVGYESGAAQQTPEVLTGIYNISTLAPALGFFACAMILLFVYPLSKQRTLDNQQTLSERRNG, from the coding sequence ATGGGAAATAATGCTGTAAGTAAACATAACTTACCGAAATTTGGTATTAGAGATAAAATAGGATACGCTGCGGGGGATTTAGCTAATAATCTAACCTTTACAATGGCAAGTAGCTTCCTAATGGTTTTTTACACAGAAGTGTTAGCGATTCCAGCCGCAATGGTAGGAACGTTGTTCGTTGTTTCTAGAATTATAGATGCATTTACTGATGTTGGTATGGGGACCATCGTTGACCGTATGCCAGCGACAAAGAATGGTAAATTTAGACCATGGATTCGTCGTGTTGCGGGGCCAATTGCTATCGCGAGTTTCTTAATGTATCAAGCTGGTATGGCTGATGCATCATTAACTGCAAAAATTATTTATATGTATGCGACTTATATTTTATGGGGAAGTATTGGGTATACAGCAATTAATATACCTTATGGATCGATGGCATCTGCTATTACACCTGATCCAGCAGAACGTACAGAATTATCTGCATTTAGAACGATTGGAGCAACACTTGCACAATTATTTATTGGTGTTCTAGTTCCACTAATTATCTTTACACAGGATGCAAATGGTAACCAAGTTGTTCAAGATGGGTCAAGATTTACAATTATTGCAGGAGTATTTGCATTATTAGCAGTTGTGTTCTATATGATTTGTTATAACTTTACAACAGAACGTGTTCAGATTGACAAGCCAATTGTTGAAGGCGAGAGTAGAGTATCATTAGTAACAACTTTGAAGAGTATTTTGACAAGTCGTTCATTGTTAGCGATTACTGGATCATCTATCTTCTTATTGATGACGATGATTTTAATGCAATCAATGTATAACTACTTATTCCCAAATTATTTTAGAAGTTCAACTGCGATTTCAATGATTAACTTTATTAATCCAATTGGAACAATTATCTTAGTGACACCTATTGCGTCGTATTTGGGTCGTAAGATTGGTAAAAAAGAAGCTGCAATTATTGGTATGACTATCGGGTCGGCTCTAAACTTAGTGTTATTCTTTATGAAAACCGATAGTGTTGTAGTATTTATTGCTCTATCTTCATTAGCATTTATGTCATTAAATATCTTTAACGTATTAGTTTGGGCAACAATTACTGATGTTATTGATGACTTAGAAGTAAAAAATCATAACCGTGATGATGGAACAGTATATGCTGTAAACTCATTTGCGCGTAAGATTGGTCAAGCTTTAGCAGGAGGATTAGCTGGTTGGGCATTAACATTTGTTGGATATGAATCAGGTGCAGCTCAACAAACTCCAGAAGTGTTAACAGGTATCTATAATATTTCAACCTTAGCACCTGCTCTAGGATTCTTCGCATGTGCAATGATTTTACTGTTCGTTTATCCGTTATCTAAACAAAGAACATTAGATAACCAACAAACGTTAAGCGAAAGAAGAAATGGTTAA
- a CDS encoding Gfo/Idh/MocA family oxidoreductase, with protein sequence MAHQKKDGMNYAPKGIENKVVEPGEFNVGITALDHGHIYGMSNGLLESGATLKYVYDPDPEKVAEYTEQFPMVEVVDSLDTILNDESIKLVAAAAIPNKRSALGNKVMKAGKDYFTDKTGFTTLEQLNETKEVVKETGRKYFVYFSERLHVEGAVYAGQLIKEGRIGDVIQVTGFGPHRLDKEKRPDWFFNKEEYGGILADIGSHQIEQFLYFTGNENAKVLHSKVANYANPSTPELEDYGDATLVGDNGATFFFKVHWFTPDGLPTWGDGRTFITGTDGYIEIRKYVNLGEEEVSGDHVYVVTHDGVEEHHVAGKVGFPFFGELILDSINRTENAMTQEHIFKAQELCLVAQEEAQVIR encoded by the coding sequence ATGGCACATCAGAAAAAAGATGGCATGAATTATGCACCAAAAGGCATTGAGAATAAAGTAGTTGAGCCAGGTGAATTTAACGTAGGTATTACTGCTTTGGACCATGGACACATCTATGGGATGAGTAATGGTTTACTTGAATCTGGAGCAACATTGAAATATGTTTATGATCCAGATCCTGAGAAGGTAGCTGAGTATACGGAACAATTCCCAATGGTTGAAGTGGTGGATTCACTTGATACTATCTTAAATGATGAATCAATTAAATTAGTCGCAGCAGCTGCTATACCTAACAAACGTAGTGCATTAGGTAACAAAGTAATGAAAGCGGGTAAAGATTACTTTACAGATAAAACAGGGTTCACTACATTAGAACAATTGAATGAAACAAAAGAAGTTGTTAAAGAAACAGGACGTAAATATTTCGTCTACTTTAGCGAGCGTCTTCATGTTGAGGGAGCAGTTTATGCTGGTCAATTAATTAAAGAAGGACGCATTGGTGATGTGATTCAAGTAACTGGATTCGGCCCACACCGTCTTGATAAAGAAAAACGTCCAGACTGGTTCTTTAATAAAGAGGAATATGGTGGAATTCTAGCCGATATCGGAAGCCACCAGATTGAACAATTCCTATACTTTACAGGTAACGAGAACGCTAAAGTATTACATAGCAAGGTTGCAAATTATGCAAACCCTAGTACACCAGAATTAGAAGATTATGGTGATGCAACGTTAGTGGGTGATAACGGAGCGACTTTCTTCTTTAAAGTTCACTGGTTTACACCAGATGGATTACCTACTTGGGGAGACGGCCGTACGTTCATTACTGGAACGGATGGTTACATCGAGATTCGTAAATACGTTAACTTAGGTGAAGAAGAAGTATCTGGAGACCATGTGTACGTTGTTACACATGATGGTGTTGAAGAACATCATGTAGCTGGTAAAGTTGGGTTCCCATTCTTTGGTGAATTAATCCTTGATTCGATTAACCGTACAGAGAACGCAATGACACAAGAGCATATCTTTAAAGCACAAGAGTTGTGTTTAGTAGCTCAAGAAGAAGCACAAGTAATTAGATAG
- a CDS encoding sugar phosphate isomerase/epimerase, giving the protein MTTAKIGVQAMMLKEKFEELGPYETLKKVSELGYNSVEISQIPMTDENVTEIKRARDKFNLEVASLSANVKPAPGNDDLETNFDKIVDNCKTLDVDLVRIGMLPFESMKSLETVLDFCREANEYAIKLKEHGIKLYYHNHHVEFKKYDGKFLLDIIAEECPDLGFELDLHWVQRAGASPIETLKRFAGKVDLIHLKDYRVGDIPEEAFASLDEGDVMTFYNAFTNIIEFAELGQGSMDYKPIIEQALESGVRYMLVEQDMLYGRDPFDCLADSRDHLIELGYEDLF; this is encoded by the coding sequence TAAAGAAAGTATCAGAATTAGGTTACAACTCAGTTGAAATTTCTCAAATTCCAATGACAGATGAAAACGTTACAGAAATTAAACGTGCTAGAGATAAATTCAACTTAGAGGTTGCTTCATTGTCTGCAAATGTTAAACCTGCTCCAGGTAACGATGACTTAGAAACAAACTTCGATAAAATCGTCGATAACTGTAAAACATTAGATGTAGACTTAGTTCGTATTGGTATGTTGCCATTTGAATCAATGAAGAGTCTAGAAACTGTTCTAGATTTCTGTCGTGAAGCAAACGAGTACGCAATCAAGTTAAAAGAGCATGGAATCAAATTATACTACCATAACCACCATGTTGAGTTTAAAAAATACGACGGTAAATTCTTATTAGATATTATAGCTGAAGAATGTCCAGACTTAGGCTTTGAACTAGATTTACACTGGGTACAACGTGCGGGAGCGAGTCCAATAGAAACGTTAAAACGTTTTGCAGGTAAAGTTGATTTAATTCACTTGAAAGACTACCGTGTAGGAGATATTCCTGAGGAAGCGTTCGCTTCATTAGATGAAGGAGATGTAATGACTTTCTATAACGCATTCACGAATATTATCGAGTTTGCTGAATTAGGACAAGGATCAATGGATTATAAACCAATCATTGAACAAGCTTTAGAATCAGGTGTGCGTTACATGTTAGTTGAGCAAGATATGCTTTACGGACGCGATCCATTCGATTGTCTAGCTGATTCAAGAGATCACTTAATCGAACTAGGCTACGAAGACTTATTCTAA